One window from the genome of Dioscorea cayenensis subsp. rotundata cultivar TDr96_F1 chromosome 3, TDr96_F1_v2_PseudoChromosome.rev07_lg8_w22 25.fasta, whole genome shotgun sequence encodes:
- the LOC120251232 gene encoding uncharacterized protein LOC120251232: MAGNGVQVLKKLRRGIRKVMFLLSFNAKKWFISSSLKSPNLAKLISFKDQPSLINCYTTDEDEFYEVGSSLSVSRTSSSASEISRTISSASATTDSSSSSGDDINVKAEAFIASFYKHIQMEREVSLKLRYCKPSDDDLERTKSF, from the coding sequence ATGGCAGGAAATGGAGTTCAAGTGCTCAAGAAATTAAGGAGAGGCATAAGAAAGGTTATGTTTTTGTTATCATTCAATGCAAAGAAATGGTTCATTTCATCATCTCTGAAATCTCCAAACTTGGCAAAGCTTATTAGCTTTAAAGATCAACCAAGTTTGATCAATTGTTACACAACTGATGAAGATGAGTTCTATGAAGTTGGTTCATCTTTAAGTGTCTCAAGGACTTCGAGTTCGGCTTCGGAGATTTCAAGAACAATTAGCTCCGCCTCAGCAACAACCGATAGTTCATCATCTTCAGGGGATGATATTAATGTTAAAGCTGAAGCTTTTATTGCTAGTTTTTACAAACATATTCAGATGGAAAGAGAGGTGTCTTTGAAGCTCAGGTATTGCAAGCCAAGTGATGATGATTTGGAGAGGACCAAGTCTTTTTGA